acaaaagtgctagagtagtccgaaaagttttcacaacTTAACTAAGTTATATATATAATCTAATGAGTATAACATTTTTACTATAGTTGAAGCATACAGTAATTAGCCTACTATAAAAATTATATCACGATTGGATCATAGAAACTGCAACTatgaattaattaattatataaaatcatATATAAAGTTATACCAAAACATTTGTATTAAAGcgtactatattatatgttcactgtgtagatctattCATGTGGAGTcccacaaaattagatttttccaCTTTatgtttttctatgatttactatgattttttaaatattcagccgaaataaataaaaaatacaaaGACAAAAGCGTCTTTAAAAACTTCTTATAACTGTTAGAGATGTGAAACAAACGGTTTTATAAAACTTTAGAGAGATGATTTACCCAGTTCGAGAAGGAAAAAAAGATTTTTGTAAAAGTTGAAAgaggtaatattttttttcttttcctagtGTCTGCTTGACAAGTCTGTGTCCATGGGCTTGTGAGCCTGCGAAGCGATTCGGCACTTGGGCCTGCAGGTGTACGCGGGCCGCGCTTGCTTGCTCGGCCCTCTACTGCTCCCGTGATCCCGTCCTTGGCACCGGCATGCACGGCTCGCTCGCTTATCCCTCCCTCATCGTCTTCTCTTATCCTCACTCACTCACCCACCTCCTCCTCGTCTGCGCATCCGGCCGTCCGCATCCCTCCTCTCCTCTTCCGCGGCGCGGCCTGGTGCAAGACCAAGATCAAGGTGAATGATTACTGTTGTCACCTCGTCAAATTCCTGCTTCTAGGGTGTTGTTCGTTACCATTCCAATTCGCGCCCGTGTGGTGCTCGACGATTTGCCGCGCGCGTTCCGTGGCGGCGTTGTGTGGCGTCTGAATCTCAGGCAGCGTGTTTCGGTCTTTCGATagggggaggagaaggccgcGATGGCGAGCGGCGTCAACGATGGCAGCGGGAAGAGCCTGACGCATTGGCTGCGGGAGAACGGGTTCGACGACGACGCCGTGGCGCGCATGTCCAGGCGGTGCAGGAACCTGCACAGCCTCGACGCCGGCGAGGCCTCGGGCGTCTGGGACTACCTCCTGACGGGCGTCAAGATGGAGCGGCGGAAGCTGCGGCACGTGGTGGCCAAGTGCCCCAAGGTGCTCACCCTGTCCGTGGACGGCAAGCTCGTGCCCACGGTGCAGTGCCTCGCCACGCTGCAGGCCAGGCCCGGCGAGGTGGCGCAGGCCATCGCCAAGTTCCCACAGATACTGTTCCACAGCGTCGAGGAGAAGCTCTGCCCGCTGCTCGCCTTCTTCCAGACGCTCGGCGTCTCCGAGAAGCAGCTCGCCAAGCTGCTCATGGTCAACCCGCGCCTCATCAGCTACAGCATCGAGGCCAAGTTCTCGCAGACCGTCGACTTCCTTGTCGGCCTTGGCATCGACAAGGAAGGCATGATCGGCAAGATCCTCACCAAGGAGCCGTACATCATGGGATACAGCGTCGACAAGCGGCTGCGTCCCACTGCCGAGTTCCTCAAGTCGGCAGTCGGGTTACAGGGGCAGGATCTCAAAAGGGTGATCATGAGCTTCCCGGACATACTGTCGCGAGATGTGGATAAGATTCTGCGGCCCAATTTAGCGTTCCTGCAGAGCTGTGGATTCAGCAGGAATCAGGTTACGGCTTTGGTAGCTGGATACCCTCCTGTTCTCATCAAGAGCATCAAACATTGCCTGGAGCCAAGGATGAAGTTCCTGGTCGAAGAAATGGGACGGGACATGGGCGAGGTGGTAGATTACCCCCAGTTCTTTCGCCATGGACTCAAGAGGAGCCTGGAGTACCGTCACAAGGTGCTCAAGCAGATGAACTCGAGTTGCAGTCTCAGCGAGATGCTAGACTGTAACCAGAAGAAGTTTGCCATGaaatttggtttggttgcagcAGTTTAGGTACTCATCTtttctctagttccaatgtagTATGTTTTATTCTCAGGTGAATCTTTTGTTTGTACCATCAGGTTGTATTGTTCTTGAATATTTGGGCAATGATAATTGATAATGCAAGGTTCGCTTTCAAGTTTCAACTGGTATCCTTGAGACCTTGACCTTGAGTATATATAATCTCTAATTTTGTTTCAGAGCAAGCAAAATGCAAAGCATCTGGGTTTCTTTCTGTCTGTACACTCAACTGAAACCCACAAATTTGTAATAGTGTGGTAAAACACAAACATGATTTAAGATAAGCTATAATTTTCCTCTCTAAGAAAGAACTATCACATTACCTATTTACAGTTTTACACAAGCACCAACAGATTGTTCTTAGAATCTTGGCTCCTCACTTACATACAAGCACATATATAGAGGAAAAGAGTGCCTACTCAGCCAAACTCCCATGCACAGTGTATCTGAAAGAAGATTTGTAGGGCAACCACTCAATGCACTTGTCAATCCTCCTCCTAAGATATTGTCTTATCTCTTTTCGCTGTAGTTCAGGCATGCTCTCGCATACTATGTCAATTAGGTCAGCCAACTCTAGAGAAGCATCCTTTGCATAGAAGTGGAGAACTTTGGGTAGGAAGATGGTCTGCTTCCGGACCATCACATTTGCTTGAATGAACTCGGTTCTGGCTTGCTCCAGTTGATGGTATAATTTCTTGGCTGTGTACAGCCTTACCTGCATAGATCATTAACAGCAATTATAACTCAAGAAGATATGGTTGGAATGTTGGAAAATTAGCAAGAGCTGTGGTACTTACAGGTGGATCTGAAAATGCTCCGGTCGAAAGAGCAAAGTGAGCAATTGGCTCTGAATAACGAAGCGCATATGGATGTACGGAGCTCCCTGTTTTTTTCATTGGCGTAAATAGTGTGCGAACCCACTGTAATTTCATGCCCATTAATATGTTAGTGATTAGATGCGAAACTTTTTTTTCGTTTGTTTAAATGTTGATTGCTGGTTCCTATATAGACAAATGCTATACCAGTGAAGGGCGGTGGGATTGACATCCTAGAATTGAGTTCTGAATAATTTGGGAATTTACTGAATGTCCACCCACATTATATGCAGCCTGGAACAAATTGATCAACACTGTCAGAAATTCATACATGATTCCAGTGTGATTATTCAATGACTATTTGTTAAAAGTATGGTAACTATACCTTCAAAATCAAATCAGTGCTTTTCATTCGTTTTTCCTGTAATCCGTAGGCCATGAAAGCCTGCAAAATTTCAGAAGGAAtgttagtttacttagttatgCATGATGCTGGGTCTAAAGTTGAATATTCTTTAAGTTGTCAGTTGTTAAAAATATTGAACTTACATGCATAACCAAAGCATTGTGTATGTTAATCCAAAAACAGAGTTGCTCTTCATGTGCCATCTTTGTAGGATCAATCTTCTCCAGCCGTTTTATCAGCGATCTGGGATACAAGATACCACCTATAAACAAGCATTTCCCCCTTCCTATGTTCTAATCTTTTTTGCATGGTTGCTTACCTGATAGTATCCAGCATTTTAGAGGCATAATCAAATTTGTCTTCATCTATATGTATCTTTGGGAAAATTATCATCCCACTGTACTGCCCATTATTCCCATCAGATGAAGCATATGTATCTGAGGTTGTATCGACATTGTAATAGCATCGAGGGCTCCAACCATCAACGGGATACTTGAGAGAAAACGAACTCGATGCCGATGAGAAAGAAGGTGTGGACGCTGTCTCAGAATTCACCTCTTGTAATGGCCTGCTTGCAAGTTTGCAGTAGACAGCAGAAATGCACCTTAGTATGTCCTCTGAAAGCTTGCACGAGATCTTGGGCACATATTCAGCAATTGAAGCGCTCAAGAAGTTGGCAAGGCTCGACCGTCCTGAAGACGATCTTGATAGCTCCTGCGTATGCTTCAGCAACATCAGAGTTGTGTCAGATGCTTTCTGTTGTGAAGAACCAGCTACTGAAAACAGAGCTAAATATCGGGTCTTGTTTGTGGGATATTTCTAAGCTGCTGGTAAATATTGGAAGGATGGGTCAAAGAGAAGAGTTGCTGTTCATACACGTTTAGAATCTGAGAGTGTTGGCAGGTTGTAGGATGCAGACTCTTTGATGTTTCTCAGGCGAAGGGTGCCTTCGTCAGTAGTCCTTTTGCTGTGTTGACGGTGAGATCCCTGCTCCACCTGATTTGATCATAACATAACTGTTTCGCTGGCATGCAGCATGACATCTGAACATTGATGTGTTCCATTTTCAGGTGACAAGTTTTGTACCTGAGCGGACGCACGAGGAGAAACGCCGAGATATTGATCAAATGCTGCTCTGTACAAGGACAGCAGGTGCAGTTCCTTACGAACAACTTGCTCCTCAAGGACAGCTATCTCCCAGGCCAAATCTGCAACagactgcattcaaaacaaaaTCAGGAATCAACAAATAAAAGGTGTAATAAATTCGTACTTGGATctgtactctctctctctctctctctctctctctctctctctctctctcaaatcCTGTTCAAAATTTGGAATTGAGACAGTAATCCTGACTGTAGCACGTACTAGTAGTACATCATTAAGAAAAAAAGAAGCATAATGATAACTCATGACTTTAGTCACTTCTCCCTAGATGTGACAAAGCATCATTCTGTTGGCATCAGGGATAATACTAAACTATTAAGAACAGGAACGTGATTTATAAAGTATGGACGGAAGACCTGCATTCTACCAGCTTTTATTCAGCTTTTGGAAACCACTAGGCCCTCGAGATCATGAACTAATTTGTCAAGTGTCCAGAACTAACCTTTGAAATACTTCTTTCAGCTCTGTCCGCAGTTGTGATGATGCGACGCTCGGGCAATTGTTCAGGGAGGTTAAGTGAATATCTTCTGTCGATCATCTTGCTGCGATTGACTGCCTGCACAATCATGAAATGGTGTGGAAAAGGCAAACTTCAGCAAGAATGTAGCAGCTGGAGAAATCTTTACATGTACTGTTTGACGAACAGGAGAAGTATGAGCAAGAACCAAAGACAAATTAGATTACCCACAGGTATGTGATCGGAGAGTCGTGGTGACAAGTCAGGAACATTTACAGACGTGATCATAGCACTGAAAATACAACGATTGACAGAGGTTAGAAAGATACTGAATCAGAGAATTGCAGTGTAATTGAAAGCTTGGGCAACCAGGCTCTACCCTCTACTGAAACTGAACAATTCTGCAGTCAAAGATGGATCCTTTCTTTTTCAGTCAAAAGAGTCAAGAAAATGATTTTTGGAAGTACAACTACCGTCTATATTGCTATTTTGTATTCTTATTCACTGACAGAAAAGGGAAGAGCATAGCCTAGAACAGAAACTTTGAACATTACTCGCAGTACATATCACCTGAAGTGAAGTGACCTGCTGAAGAAAATGACAGAGCACAGTAACACAAGGAAACACTTGAACTGGGTCCCAAAAAAAAACGTTTATTTTTAGAGTGGAAATAAAAAACCTCATGCTGCTCAGTTTTGTTCGAATCAAATAAGGATAAAACCGTAACACCAAGGGGGTGAAAAAAGGTTAATGGAAAGCACTAGAACTGCATTTTGTAGAAGGAATATATGATCACTTTTACTAAGAGGAGGGGGGGAAAACAGAATATATGCTGACGCTGCTTGAAGGAGTGCTTCATGCTAACCTTCTTGAGTGTCGGTGTTGCAGATAGGATGATGAGTGATCCTCATTCCCATTTGGTGTTTCTTCGTCGCCGCGGAAGCCTCTTTGCTTGAGCGCCTGTAGCCGTCCGGCGTTCGCCATCTCCATGGCTGATGGATGCTCTGTGCTTTCAGTTACCAAGTGTCAAGGCCAAGCATGCACTGCTGGAAGCAAGGTAAGTAAGCAACAGTAACTGTGCATGACCATCTTCAGATAAGGATAAAGTAAAGATCATGTATGTAATCGGTAATCCCTAAAGCTAATTAAGAGCTAATTCACTGGACTCACATATATATCATGAGCTCTTGCTGCGTGCCATGAGCTgtcagaagaagaagaatattGTTGTTTGGATTGGATGTCTGCGAACGGTGAAATTTCAGTCAGCTAAGCAGAGCATGTATCGCTTGCCATGCAGATTGCAGAGGAGGAAGGCAAGGCGAGGTGCGTGCAAACGGACAAGAGGCCGCAGGTGGAGGGAGCTCAACGAGAACGATGAACAGGAGCTGTGCTAATGATGGTAGCTAGCTAGCGCTGGGCCGCCTAGCGTGGGTTGGATTGGAGGAGGATTAAGCTAGGGGGTGACTGATATTTGTGGAGGATTAGCTGGCTCGCCCGCTAGACGCTAGGCAGTGACTGCTGAGGTGGCCCACGCACGAGGCCAAATGCAaaagagagggggggggggggggggtgaaatGAAACCTGCAGGAAGATACGCCCAACGCTCATCAGGGAAAAAGATTAAGCAAAAGGAGGAAGGcaataaagaaagaaaataaagagaAACGCAGGCAGGCACCCAGCCCGCACCTCCTCCGCCATCACGATGTCGTCGGCCGTCGGGTCCCTCTGCCGTGCCGTCGTCCTTGCCCCCTGCTAATTCCCTCCATCATTATATTgataatttaattaattaattaattaatttcaaaAAAGGACAGGGAGAGGCGAACGGCCGGCTGAGTTGAGTCCGAACAGTGGCCGGACAGAAATGGCGAGGCGATGATGAcggcgaggaggagggggaAATTAAAGAGGGCCGGGCTAGCCGTTAGCGATGGAATAGCGTGACCTGCAGGAGGGCGAGGGCTGGACGACGGCGACCCGTAGCGGATCTCAGTAATGTAATGACGCGCGTTTTTGCATTGCTCCCTGAAAGAAAACGACGAGGGGTTAGCGAGGAGTCGTCAGGGCTGGGATGAGGTCGTTTGGCATAAAAATCATGGTTGAAaatatttaataatttattgtgagaaaaaaaaatactattaaaTAGCTGATAAATTTGATGAATAATTAAACTTAAGCGAGTAGACTAGAAAGTAAAGGGCTCTATCTGCATGGTGGGTGTCATTAGGTGGCTGGCGATGGCGATTAGGTTGCGAGTTGCTACCAGTACCTGCAGCACCGGATCGGACCGGCGGCCAGCTAGGGGGCCACGCCCGCGGCCAGGCAcccaccatgcatgcatgcatgccatcTCGGTCGGTCGTAAATTAAACAGCCTGTTGCGATTGCAATGTAACCACCACAACCACTGTGCCGTCGACGCTGCTCCGGATTGATACGATATATAGTCCACGCGCTGCTGCCTACGTGATAAGTGAATCCGTTGCGATTTGCAGGAGCGGTTTGGTGTTGGTATACCGAAAGTGCGTGGCGTGGTGCGGTTGAGTTGACACGCGACGAGTAGCTAAGCTAGTAAGCTACCGTACCGGCCGGCCGGGTTGATTTTTAGACGAAACTGGGATATAATATTATGATGACGATGAACACAAGAGGGACGGTGAGGAATGATTGGACAATGCAAGGAAGCGGGCCAGAGGTCGGTCTGTCGGGATGACACTGACGACGACAGGGATGGGACGATGGATGGACGCGGGCGGGCCAGGGcgagccgacgccgacgccgacgatgcCGTACCGGCCGGCTTCCCGGAGATCAGGGGCGAAAGCTGAGCTAGGCACCGGGTAGGGTGAAAGCCGAAAGCCAAAAGCTGTCGTGGCATGTGTCCGTGGCATCAGGAAAGCAGGGCCGCGGCGGGAGCGAGCAGAGAAAGAAAGCAGGCGCATGTGTCCTCGCCGCCGGCGCAAAATAAATCCCGCCCATCATCCCATTCCCGCCACGCCCGCGGAGAGCGTGTGTGCGTGGGGTCGGAGGTCGGAGCGGCGCGGCGAACGAAATGGGCCTGCCGCACGCGTGCAAGTGCAACAGGCAGGCCGCACGCAGGCAGCCACCTGCCGACGCGACGCGGCCGCGCACACGCTGGCAGGGCCAGTGCGGTGCCACACCACCCGCCGCGCTCGATCTGGACCTGCCGAcgcgggggcggcggcggcaggccgTTGTCTGGCGCGCGTGTGAGACGCTGGATGGGAGCTGGCCCGGCCGCATGCATGCAGCAACGACCACTGTTACTTACGTTGGACCAGCCAGCAGCGTCCGGGTGGTGGTGTggcgggatgaaaacggtacggaccACCAACCAAACCACGTACCGTACCGCTGCTGCATCATGCTTCCGCCCTCTGCCCGTGCCCGTGAGCAAGCCACAGTAGCCATGCATGGTACTCCCCCTACTATAGTAGTGCCTCATGCATGTGTGCAGTTGCACTGAGATACGCGTACGTACGATGCTCGATGCGACGGTCCGGCGCTGAACGAAAGACCGGAAGTGTACGTCGCCGTCGTGGAGTCACGGGAGCACTAAACGCCGAGACGGCCACACAGCAACCGACCCCCCTGACCCAGGACGGATCCTCAAAACGTCGATCGTCTGCCTCTGACCTGCCCTGGTTGTTGTCCATTccacatctctctctctctctctcctctctctctctcaaaaaaGTTTACGCATAGGGgggttgggccttgtttaaaatccaaaatttttcaagattctccatcacatcgaatctttagacgcatgcatgtagtattaaatatagacgaaaataaaaactaattgcacagtttggtcggaattgacgagatgaatcttgtaagcctaattagtatatagttagacaataattatcacaaacaaacgaaagtgctacagtgtcgcgaaattttttcctttcgaaactaaacaaggccttagtatatATTATATAATCAGCCACCCTCCCTATAGTAGAAATAGATCATGAGAGATTTAACTCGCTAATCATACTACCTAGCCAATATATCACCTAGTAATCCTAAATCCCACTACAATTTATCTCTATATGCAAGTTATTTACATTAACATCCTATCAGTGCATCTAATTATCATTCATGCAAGTTATCCATATCAACAAATTACGTCATTCACTAAcatatatttatttatctacGTCAACATAATACACATACACCAAAATTCATCCCTGCAGCAACGCATGCACGGGGTATATATGCTTCTAGTATTATGTCGACATCGTCGACTAACTACTGCTAATATCGTTCGCGGACGATATGGATCAACGGCCATgaatgcatgcatatgcacgTGAGGGCCCCAAAAGAAAGATGCTTCAACCACGCATGCATATCATATGAACAACAATCATTCAAGTAGTTCgtctcagaaaaaaaaaatcatccaaGTGGTTGTGTGAGTGACGACCAATGCATTCTTGAATATATTCTTGGAGTCCTTTAACTAGGTCAAACCTGAACCGACGATATAACTTATGTCTCGATGGAGACGGTACGTACGCATCGACATATATataaagaacaaaaaaaaaaatggttgATACGTGTGCTAGCGGCGTGACGGCGAAACGGCATCATTTGCGAGTGATGGTGAAATGGCATCATTTTTAGAGAGTTTTCTTTATTGAAACGGCATCATTattagtgtgtgcatgtatgTGGTATGTGGTAGATACGTTTACGCATCAGTTTCGTCCCAAAAAAAGAACAAACTCGACGTTAATTTGTGTACGTTGGGCACTCGCCCGCGCGCGCGAGATTAATTATGGCCGTGTCATCATGCCGACGGAGTTCAAGTTAAAGGCTAGTAATAATAAGGTAcagtatcatcatcatcatcgaccACCATCATCAAAAACTAAAaggtatatataagcattgcaTGCAAAAGGCTAACACGCcacagctagctagctaatcAGTGTGCACGTGTGGCTCATCATTAGCCATGCATCATGCCGATGCCATtgccatatatatataccgACGATTACGGACACGGAAGACGGCCGAGCAAGCACAGAGCAGGCTGCACGCGCGGTCTGTCGGTGGCCGGCCCGCTTCCGTTGGCCCCCTGCAGGCCCAACTGCCGAAGTGCTTCGCAGTTTGCCGGGCTGTGGCCTCGTGGACACAGCAGAGAGTAGCTATGCGGCAGAGCTCAACAGCACATGGGCCTAAGCAAGAAAAAATGCAACTGATTTTGGATACATAAATCAAAAGTGATTGAAACTCGAGTATTGGCCCTAAGAGAGAGCAAAGTTAATTCCTCTCTAAAGATTTCTTTAGCTACTTGAATAGACCTAAATCAGCAAAGCTGACTGGTGCGGTGTTATTTCTTCCATGGATTGAAATTGCATCCACAAGGGGGGCAAAAAAACATACAGCGAGTAAATGAGCAAATGCGCCTTTGCCTCTGACGAACTTCAGGTGGATGTTTTGGTACCAACGCCAGCCTGCTGACTCTTGATACCATGTTCACCGGAAGCTGTGACAGATGGTGGAACATACACCTTGGCTCTGCGCAGAACTTCAGCAACAACCCAGTGTTTATGTCTGCTCAAGGGTCTAGAAGGATCCAATCTAACCTGAATTGAAACAATCCAGCCATTGCTTAGCAAAAGACCTTCGAAGGAAATAAATGGACTTTATGTCATATTTTAATCACTAGCTAGAACAAAGGATCATTAAGTTTCATAAAAGGAGATAAAAAGCAGGGAACAAACATGATTACTTTTGGAAAATACTGTCAAAAGAAACTAGGCCCATAAAGTAGCACCCAAAGTTTTTTCTCATCCAACACTACCCAATGATTTAAATATTTCGGAATCTAGCATTCTGTCACGTTCTGTAAGAAACAATGTCGCTTTCATTTCTTTTGGGCTTAGAATCTTATGTGAAATCATGTATTGCCCCATGCTGGCAGTAGTTTGTTTCAGTATCATAGCCACGGTGGAGTTCCATGCTTGACACCAGTAGCGAGTTCAAGCTCCCGTGGATGGCCTTAGCCCTTAGGGTCAACAGACCTCGACCATCACAATTCCTCCCTGCACGGAATCAGGCTCCACGCTGCTTAGTCAAGCTCTTTAGCACCTGGATCAAGATTTCACTGCTACCGAGATGAATTCATGGTATGGCCACTGCCTCTCCGCTCCCACGATCATTTTCCCATGCCTCTTCACTTTTCAGGTGTACTCCACAGCATGAGTTAGCCACTGCATGCGCTCCTTGCCGATGGCTTTCTTCCCACAACATCTCTTCCTCACAGCTAGTCCTGTGTTTGAGGGAGAAAGCGGGCTTCGTCCCCTCACTTGCTAGATATGGCATGTTCCACATGCTATTAGCATAGGAGGAGAGGAAGAGGATCAGCCTGCCACCGAGGAGAGGAAAGGCAAGGCCCTAGAGGTTTGCGACTCCTCCAGCTAGATGCTGCAAGCCTGCAACTGAAGCAATTCATCCAGTTCAAATTTGTTATCTGGCTCTTCCCCAGATGGATGACACAGCACATGCTGGACGCGCATGAGCCTCTGCTTGCTGAAAAAGAGAGACGTGAAGCAGAGCAGAGTGTGTGGAAGCACGAGATGAAGAAGCGGAGCACTGCGGGAGCCAGAGGTGGAAGATGCAGGAGAAACGATAAGGCATTGGCGGTGTATTTTAGCAGCTC
This window of the Sorghum bicolor cultivar BTx623 chromosome 7, Sorghum_bicolor_NCBIv3, whole genome shotgun sequence genome carries:
- the LOC8064011 gene encoding uncharacterized protein LOC8064011 isoform X2, whose product is MEMANAGRLQALKQRGFRGDEETPNGNEDHSSSYLQHRHSRSAMITSVNVPDLSPRLSDHIPAVNRSKMIDRRYSLNLPEQLPERRIITTADRAERSISKSVADLAWEIAVLEEQVVRKELHLLSLYRAAFDQYLGVSPRASAQVEQGSHRQHSKRTTDEGTLRLRNIKESASYNLPTLSDSKRELSRSSSGRSSLANFLSASIAEYVPKISCKLSEDILRCISAVYCKLASRPLQEVNSETASTPSFSSASSSFSLKYPVDGWSPRCYYNVDTTSDTYASSDGNNGQYSGMIIFPKIHIDEDKFDYASKMLDTIRSLIKRLEKIDPTKMAHEEQLCFWINIHNALVMHAFMAYGLQEKRMKSTDLILKAAYNVGGHSVNSQIIQNSILGCQSHRPSLWVRTLFTPMKKTGSSVHPYALRYSEPIAHFALSTGAFSDPPVRLYTAKKLYHQLEQARTEFIQANVMVRKQTIFLPKVLHFYAKDASLELADLIDIVCESMPELQRKEIRQYLRRRIDKCIEWLPYKSSFRYTVHGSLAE
- the LOC8081352 gene encoding uncharacterized protein LOC8081352: MKPVVGIVVSNKMQKSVVVAVDRLFHHKVYNRYVKRTSKFMAHDEADDCNVGDRVRLDPSRPLSRHKHWVVAEVLRRAKVYVPPSVTASGEHGIKSQQAGVGTKTST
- the LOC8064010 gene encoding transcription termination factor MTERF6, chloroplastic/mitochondrial codes for the protein MASGVNDGSGKSLTHWLRENGFDDDAVARMSRRCRNLHSLDAGEASGVWDYLLTGVKMERRKLRHVVAKCPKVLTLSVDGKLVPTVQCLATLQARPGEVAQAIAKFPQILFHSVEEKLCPLLAFFQTLGVSEKQLAKLLMVNPRLISYSIEAKFSQTVDFLVGLGIDKEGMIGKILTKEPYIMGYSVDKRLRPTAEFLKSAVGLQGQDLKRVIMSFPDILSRDVDKILRPNLAFLQSCGFSRNQVTALVAGYPPVLIKSIKHCLEPRMKFLVEEMGRDMGEVVDYPQFFRHGLKRSLEYRHKVLKQMNSSCSLSEMLDCNQKKFAMKFGLVAAV
- the LOC8064011 gene encoding uncharacterized protein LOC8064011 isoform X3; its protein translation is MFLTCHHDSPITYLWAVNRSKMIDRRYSLNLPEQLPERRIITTADRAERSISKSVADLAWEIAVLEEQVVRKELHLLSLYRAAFDQYLGVSPRASAQVEQGSHRQHSKRTTDEGTLRLRNIKESASYNLPTLSDSKRHTQELSRSSSGRSSLANFLSASIAEYVPKISCKLSEDILRCISAVYCKLASRPLQEVNSETASTPSFSSASSSFSLKYPVDGWSPRCYYNVDTTSDTYASSDGNNGQYSGMIIFPKIHIDEDKFDYASKMLDTIRSLIKRLEKIDPTKMAHEEQLCFWINIHNALVMHAFMAYGLQEKRMKSTDLILKAAYNVGGHSVNSQIIQNSILGCQSHRPSLWVRTLFTPMKKTGSSVHPYALRYSEPIAHFALSTGAFSDPPVRLYTAKKLYHQLEQARTEFIQANVMVRKQTIFLPKVLHFYAKDASLELADLIDIVCESMPELQRKEIRQYLRRRIDKCIEWLPYKSSFRYTVHGSLAE
- the LOC8064011 gene encoding uncharacterized protein LOC8064011 isoform X1; its protein translation is MEMANAGRLQALKQRGFRGDEETPNGNEDHSSSYLQHRHSRSAMITSVNVPDLSPRLSDHIPAVNRSKMIDRRYSLNLPEQLPERRIITTADRAERSISKSVADLAWEIAVLEEQVVRKELHLLSLYRAAFDQYLGVSPRASAQVEQGSHRQHSKRTTDEGTLRLRNIKESASYNLPTLSDSKRHTQELSRSSSGRSSLANFLSASIAEYVPKISCKLSEDILRCISAVYCKLASRPLQEVNSETASTPSFSSASSSFSLKYPVDGWSPRCYYNVDTTSDTYASSDGNNGQYSGMIIFPKIHIDEDKFDYASKMLDTIRSLIKRLEKIDPTKMAHEEQLCFWINIHNALVMHAFMAYGLQEKRMKSTDLILKAAYNVGGHSVNSQIIQNSILGCQSHRPSLWVRTLFTPMKKTGSSVHPYALRYSEPIAHFALSTGAFSDPPVRLYTAKKLYHQLEQARTEFIQANVMVRKQTIFLPKVLHFYAKDASLELADLIDIVCESMPELQRKEIRQYLRRRIDKCIEWLPYKSSFRYTVHGSLAE